The DNA segment TCACCAAATGATAACTTTACTCCTCTCTTATATGGATACCCTTTAATTGGATACTTTTCTATACAAGTACTATTGTTACTATTAATGCAACCTGATGCAGCAAAAGTTAAATTCTTATCTTGAAATGAAGTATCATTACTAAAATTCTCAATATCCATGCTTGGGTTTTTCATAAGGTCTTTAATCTCTTTAACCTTTTGTTCATATTCTTGTCTAATTTGAATAATATTACTTGAAGACACTCTTTAACCTCCTAAAAACTATTTATGAAACATGCTTCTTTAATTTAGTAAATTTTCTCTGTCTCTCTCTATAAAAATTTGCTATACCATCTCTGAGTTCATTATGATTTATCGGTCTAAAATTGGGATTTGAAATAGACAGTTGATCTTCAAATTTAAGTGCATCTTTCCTAGATAAAGAATTGCTTAATGCGTCATTATTCTTTCTTGCCTTTATATTAACCTTAGCAAGTTCTAATAATTGTTCTAATATATTTCCTTCAATATGTTCGACTGAATCAATTTTAGCTATAGCTCTGATTTGATCCGGATTAACATATTTCCTCACAAGTTCTCGTCTTTGCGCTAAGAGTATCTCATCAAGTGAATAACCCTTAGATAAAAGCATGTCTTTGTTAAAATGATTACTTAAATATTTAGATGCTAATGTATCTATCTCATTAATTCGTGTAGCTTCTTGTAGTAACTTACGTTCTTTTTCACTCCTATCTTGTACTTCAGCAAGCTCTCGGGATACTAGTTCATTTATACTTAA comes from the Borrelia hispanica CRI genome and includes:
- a CDS encoding DUF1357 family protein, producing the protein LSINELVSRELAEVQDRSEKERKLLQEATRINEIDTLASKYLSNHFNKDMLLSKGYSLDEILLAQRRELVRKYVNPDQIRAIAKIDSVEHIEGNILEQLLELAKVNIKARKNNDALSNSLSRKDALKFEDQLSISNPNFRPINHNELRDGIANFYRERQRKFTKLKKHVS
- a CDS encoding DUF228 domain-containing protein, which produces MSSSNIIQIRQEYEQKVKEIKDLMKNPSMDIENFSNDTSFQDKNLTFAASGCINSNNSTCIEKYPIKGYPYKRGVKLSFG